TCACCGACATCCCCGGTCCGGGATCCCGCAAACTTGGCTCCCAGGCTGCGCTGTCAGTCGCCGGGCCCGTTTCTCCCTTCGGGGAGGTTTTTATCGCCTCCGGCAGGGGAGCGGTGGTCGAAGACGTCGACGGCAACCACCTGCTCGATCTGGTCTGCGGTCTCGGATGCCTTGCGGTTGGGCATAGTCACCCGCACGTGGTCGATGCGGTAAAGGCCCAGGCCGAGCGGTTCCTTCACACCGACTACAACGTCGTTGCTTACGAGGTCTACCAGCAGCTGGCCGAGCGGGTGGCCGCGGCCTCCGGGGGCAACCGCCGGGTCGCGTTCTTCAACTCGGGCGCGGAGGCGGTGGAGAACTCGGTGAAGGTCGCCCGGGCGGTCACCGGCCGGCCCGGCATCATGTGTTTCGAGGGGGCCTTCCACGGCCGGACCCACATGGCGATGAGCCTGACCCACCGGGAACATCCCTACAAAGCGGGTTTCGGGCCGTTCTCGCCCGATGTCCACCGGGTTCCCTACCCGGGCCTGGACGCCTCCACCATGGACGAGTTCCGGGCCGAAGCCTCCGCTGGGATGGAGGGCGGGAGCATTGCGGCCGCGATCGTAGAGCCGATCCTCGGGGAGGGCGGGGTCATCGTCCCGCCCGATGGCTTCCTGGAGGCACTCGCAGAGCTTTGCCATCGCCATGGGGCACTGCTGATCGTCGACGAGATCCAGACCGGCTACGGCAGAACCGGCAGGTTCCTGGCGTCCCAGCACTCCGAAGCAGACCCGGATCTCATCCTGCTCGGCAAGTCGATAGCGTCGGGGCTTCCGCTTTCTGCGGTGGCCGGCAAGGCTCAAATCCTGGACAAGCTGGATCTGCACGCCCTCGGCGGGACCTACGTCGGCAACCCGGTGGCGTGTGCCGCGGGGTTGGCGGTGCTGGACGTGATGGAGGCGGAGAAGCTGATCGAAAGAGCGGAGCCGATCGGCAGCCGCCTTAAGGAAGCATGGCAGGAGATCGGGGATAACGACCGTCGGATCAAGGGCGTCCGGGGCAGGGGAGCGATGGTGGGAGTGTCCTTCCGGACCGCCGACGAGGCGAACAAGGTGGCGGCGGCCGCGGCGTCCCGAGGCGTGCTGGTGACCACCGCCGGCCTGCGAGGCAACGTGGTGCGGCACCTTCCGCCCCTGGTCCTGACCGACGACGAGCTGGAGGAGGCCATCGGAGCCCTGAAGCTTGCGGTCAGGGAGTGCTGACGCTCCGGTAGACCGCGACGGTCTTCTCCGCGGCGGCGGTCCAGCTGAAGTGCTCGATCGCCCGGACCCGTCCGGCGCGGCCCATGTTCAGTGCCAGCTCCGGGTCGTCGAGGAGGCGGTTGATCCTCTCGGCCAGCTCGGCTGCGAAGCCTGAAGGGTCGTCGGGCTCGCCGGTCACGGGGTCGGTCTCGCCCAGCGGCACGAGGTACCCGGTCTCGCCGTCGACCACGATCTCCGGAATCCCGCCGGTCCGGCTGGCCACCACCGCCGTCTCGCAAGCCATCGCCTCGACGTTCACCAGCCCGAACGGCTCGTAGACGGAGGGGCAAACGAACGCAGTCGCTGCACTGAATATCTCCATCAGCTCGGGGCGGGGCAACATCTGCTCGATCCAGAAGACGTTGCCCCGGCTGCTCTTCAGCTCCGAGGTCAGGTTCTGGAACTCCCGGGCGATCTCCACGGTGTCGGGGGCGGCAGCGCACAGCACGATCTGGGCTTGAGGCGGGATGTGATCGGCGGCTTTCAACAGGTGGATGATGCCCTTCTGCCGGGTGATCCTCCCCACGAACAGCACTATCGGGTACTCCGGGTCGATCCCGTGGTTCACCAGGGTGCCGGTGCCGCTGACCGGGCGGTAGGCGTCGGTGTCGATGCCGTTGTGGACCACCACCACCTTCTCCGGGTCGATCGACGGGTAACACCGCAGCACGTCCCGCCGCATCTGCTCGGAGACCCCGATCACCGCATCGGCCGCCTCGAGGGCGGTTTTTTCGCAGAAGCTCGAAACTGCGTACCCCCCGCCCAGCTGTTCGGCCTTCCACGCCCGGAGCGGCTCCAGGCTGTGGGCCGTGGCGACGTGGGGAACCCCGTACAGAAGTTTCGCCAGGTGGCCGGCCATGTTGGTGTACCAGGTGTTGCTGTGCACCAGGTCGGTTCCCTCCAGCGCCGCCGCCATCGACAAGTCGACCGACATGGACTGAAGAGCGCCCAGGTGCGGGGCGCTGCCGTCGAGTGCTTCCCAGGGCTGGTAGTTCGCGACCGGCACGTCGGCGGTCCGGAGGCCGCCGAAGCAGTGGACCTTCAGGTCGACCAGCCGGGCCAGCTCGCCGGTCAGGTGCTCGGCGTAGACGCCCGCCCCGCCGTACACCTCGGGCGGAAACTCCCGCGTCAGGAAAGAAATCTTCAAGGG
The Actinomycetota bacterium genome window above contains:
- a CDS encoding aspartate aminotransferase family protein; amino-acid sequence: TDIPGPGSRKLGSQAALSVAGPVSPFGEVFIASGRGAVVEDVDGNHLLDLVCGLGCLAVGHSHPHVVDAVKAQAERFLHTDYNVVAYEVYQQLAERVAAASGGNRRVAFFNSGAEAVENSVKVARAVTGRPGIMCFEGAFHGRTHMAMSLTHREHPYKAGFGPFSPDVHRVPYPGLDASTMDEFRAEASAGMEGGSIAAAIVEPILGEGGVIVPPDGFLEALAELCHRHGALLIVDEIQTGYGRTGRFLASQHSEADPDLILLGKSIASGLPLSAVAGKAQILDKLDLHALGGTYVGNPVACAAGLAVLDVMEAEKLIERAEPIGSRLKEAWQEIGDNDRRIKGVRGRGAMVGVSFRTADEANKVAAAAASRGVLVTTAGLRGNVVRHLPPLVLTDDELEEAIGALKLAVREC
- the glgA gene encoding glycogen synthase, with the translated sequence MKISFLTREFPPEVYGGAGVYAEHLTGELARLVDLKVHCFGGLRTADVPVANYQPWEALDGSAPHLGALQSMSVDLSMAAALEGTDLVHSNTWYTNMAGHLAKLLYGVPHVATAHSLEPLRAWKAEQLGGGYAVSSFCEKTALEAADAVIGVSEQMRRDVLRCYPSIDPEKVVVVHNGIDTDAYRPVSGTGTLVNHGIDPEYPIVLFVGRITRQKGIIHLLKAADHIPPQAQIVLCAAAPDTVEIAREFQNLTSELKSSRGNVFWIEQMLPRPELMEIFSAATAFVCPSVYEPFGLVNVEAMACETAVVASRTGGIPEIVVDGETGYLVPLGETDPVTGEPDDPSGFAAELAERINRLLDDPELALNMGRAGRVRAIEHFSWTAAAEKTVAVYRSVSTP